The Methanobrevibacter sp. sequence CCACCAGTAGTTACCATTGAAATGTCATTATTCATCACAGTTAGATTATTCAAATTATAAATGTCAATCCCATATAAATAATTATCAAGACCTGGATATGTGACAAAATCACTCATGTGAATGGAATTGTTTGCAATTAATGCATTGTCACACTTACTAATCAGTAAACCATCTAAAGTAGGATATAATGAATCCGGACGGTAGTTGACTTCAGATATAATCTTATTGTTAATGAACTTTAAACGATTGCAGTTTTCAAAACCTACTGAAAGAACAAAGTCAGAGTCTAGACTTGTACCATGAACACCATGATTAACATCCTTTAAAGGCAATGCAGTTGTAATAGTATTGTTCTCCATGAGAAAATCATCATAGTTGATTACTTTAACTGCATAGTTGTAAACTTTGGCATTGTTGTTGTGTCCTTCGAAGTTTATTCTTGAATTTGTCAATCGCAAATTCATTGAAGATGGTCTGTTGCCAACTCCGCAGATTGCATAAGCCTCAGTATTTAAAGGAACATTGTAGTTGATGTCAAGATTGTCCAGATTCAAATTGTTGCCGTTGAACAATATTGCAGCACCATCATTATCACTGAAATCAGAATCCAAATCAAACTTGAGATTGGCCAATGAAACGTTGTCCTTTGAGATGTCGAAGACAGTGTTTTTAAGGATTGCATTTTCACCTTTTATTGTGACATTTTTGGCATTTACGGATAACTTGCCAATATTATTGAAGCTGCCCTCAAAGACAAAAGTCTTGCCATCATAATCCTCTGTTAAAGTATTGTCCTTGAAATACTCATCAATATTGTTTGGTGTAATGTAAACCGTATCGTTTACCACCAAATCGGGTTTATCGGGAGTGTCAGGTACAACAGGTGCTTTAAGAACTTCCGTTGAATTGTCAGTCAAATTGACCTCACCTGCCTGAACAAAAGACATTGCCAAAATCATTAAAAGCAATCCGAAGATTAATTTTCTTCTGAAACCTATCACCTCCTAATAATTTAAAAAAAAATTGAATAAATATAATATATAATTTAGTAAATAATGATTTATATTTTATTATATATAAATTATTTTTTTATAAAAAAAGAAGTTAGGGATTTAGAAAATCCCCTTATTTAACAACGATTTTAACTTTTTTGCTTGCGGCCTTGTAACTCTTGTTTCCGGCGAATTTGATTGTTGCAGTGTATTGTCCTTTTTTGTTTAGCTTATTGATTTTGAAAGTGGCCTTACCTTTACTGTTAGTGGTTGCCTTGTAGGTTTTGTTTTTGATTTTAATGGTAAGTTTGACTTTCTTGATTGCGGTCTTGCCTGACTTTAGAGTTACGGTGTATTTTTTGGTTTTTGCTTTTGCTTTAAAAGTTTTCTTTTGGGCAGTTATCTTTGACGGCTTTTTAACTATTTTAACTGGCTTTTTGACAGTTACCTTAACGGTTTTGGTAAAACCTACGTATTTGCTGTCACCTGAGTAGGTTACAACTGCACTGTAGGTGCCGTCAGCTAATGAGATAGCTGCCTTTCCATTAGCCAAGGTTCTGGAGTATGTCTTGCCATTTACTTTAATAGTTAATGTTCCAGTAGCATCACCAGGTAATCGGAGTGTCACTGCAGAACCAGACACCTGTGTTGATAAAGAGGCGATTGCCTTAACTGTGAATGTGGCACTTTTACTTGTACTGTTGAAACGCAAGTCACCAGGATAAGTTACATTGACAATGTAAGTTCCAGCACTTAAATTAGGAATTGTCTTAAGAATTGTACCGTTAGATATTTCAAAAGAATAAACAATATCATTTAAAGTGAATGATACATTTCCAGTGGTCCGATTGTTGATTTTGATGGTTATTAATGCATCTTCACCTTCAACAATATCCGATACAGAAACTTCCAAATCAGGATCAGTTAAAGTAGCATCGCTTAAGGCAAACAGCCTATTGTCTTCGCTTGTAACATAAATGATTCCATCCTTATTCATGACAGGAGTTCCGGTGATTTTAGATCCTAAATCGGATTTCCACAACACAATGCCTTCCGGACTGATACCATAGAACATCTCGTTCGAAGCGAAGTATAAATTGTGATTGCCATCAATCAGGATGCCTGAAGTAATGTTCAAATCACTGATTAAGGTTTCCTCACCTGTGAAAATATCATATCTGAATAGATTGCCTTTGCTGTTGGTGGCATATACTCCTATTTCATCATCGATTAGCAATTTATTCCCTGCACCACCAGTGATTATTGTATCCCATACGTGAGCACCGTCCTTTGTGTAAGCAATTATCGAATCATCCAAAATAGCATAGATGATATTGCCTTCGCCGATTACAGGGCGGACATTCTTAAAATCACCACTTTTAATAAAAATAGGCCTCTTATTGTGTGCATCTATAACCATAATACTGTTCACGCCAATGACCACATACATGTCATCATTGACACTAGGAGAAGCAGCTGGTTTGAAATTGCCTAAGCTGACTAAAACCGGATCACCTCCATTTTTCCATAAGCTGTAAGGAGTGATGACAAGATTATAGCTTGAGCTTTCATACTGGTATTCGCTTACTGAGTAGATATTGGCATTTGAATCTATTATCGGTGCAAATAGGCTTGATGCCTGATAGATATTTGAATAACCATATTTTTCACCATTGCTTTGGTTGACAAAGTATACTGTGTCTCCGGCTCTTGGTGAGATAATTACATCACGTCCAATTGCAAGACCTGTGAAATTACCCATACTGCCATGGGATGCATAAATCCATCTCAGATTACCTTCATTATCATATGAATATATCCCATCTGCTGTTGCAACATAAATGTTGCCTTTGCTGTCAATTACAATATTAGAAACAACAGTGCTGTTGAGTTTAGCTACCCATGAAACACCACCATCGCAGATACTAATATCTTCAGATTTTTGAGTGTTTTGACTATTTGCTCCATCACTAACCCACTGAGGCAAATCAAATTCTTTTACCTCAAATGAAGTGCTATTGCATACAGTATTATAATTATCACCATTGAAAATAGCCGAGATTGTATAATTGCCAATATTTAGATTTTTAAGAGTGTAGGTTACCTCACCAGACATTGGAATAACTAAAACATTCCCATCAATAGTGAAATTACCTTTAGTTCTAGCGGGAACATTAATAGTAATAACTGCATCATGCCCAATATAAATGTCTTGAGAGTTCATAGTAAATGATAAATCACCACGAGAAACATTCATATTAGCTGTTGTGGTTTTATTATAATAATTGTCATCTCCAGTATAGAATACTGATACCTTATGATTATCTCCAACATCAACCCCATAAATTGAAATCATAGCATGACCATTCTCAACTTTAGAGGAATTGGTAATGTCTCCAACAGTTGCAGTTACAAAACCGCTAGCATCACTGTTTAATGTAACATTAACAATACTTGCTTCCCCATAACTACTATTATCAATTGAAACACTAATATTTGGTTCTAAGTTATCTACTTCAAGTAAAATCGAATCTTGACTAACAGCATACTGTTCATTACCATTATAAACTGCTTTTATGTAATAATCTCCGCGAGTAATATTATTGATAGTGTAGGTAGCCTGAGCATTATCTAAAATTAAAGTTTCTGTTATGTTATTAACAGTTAATGTGATATTGCCTGCTGTATTTTGAGAAGTTGTAATAGTAATTTTTAAATCATCTCCAACAACAATAGGGTCAGTTGTAATTTTAGTTGTTGTAGCATATTTGTTTACACTAACTTTAGATGTTAGTGTTTTATTTGCATATTTTTTATTTCCTGAAAATACAACCGTAATTTCATAATCCCCCGCACTTAACCCATCAAATTTAAATGAGTTATATTGGGTTAATTTAGTTAATGATTTTCCACCAACACTAACTTTATAAGTACCACTACTTTCGGCAATGTCACTAGGAGCAAGAATTAAAACTTCTAAACTTTGACCACACATAATATCTGAAGCTTTAATAACTAAGTCTGGACTGACTTTGGCGAAATCAAAATACAAATCAAAGGATATGTCATTATATCTTGCAGTTAAAACACCTCTGCCACTATCGGTTTGAGTATAAATAACATTAGAATTATAATTCACCAAATTCTTATTAACCGTACCATTCAAAGCACTAATTTCTAAATTAAACTTAACCAAATAATCATATTTGCTGATGGAGTTATCTTCAACAAGATAACAATTAAATTGGATATTGCTAGATTTCCCTAATTCCAATACATTAACATCACTACTTGCATTTAAGTACAACCAATTATTAATATTTAAATTGGTTGGTTTAGAAATGTTGTTTAAAGTATTACCCCACCAATTATAATTCAAATCAATATTATCTACATTATTATCAATAACTTTACTATTATTTAATAAAATAGAATTTTCAATACTGGCAAATCCATTATTGTAAACAACAACATTATTATTAGTGAAAATTGATTTTACAATATTTACATTGTCCGCATCAATAATAGCAGAAACATTACAATTATTGAAAATACAATTGCTAATGCTTAAATTGCCTTTAGATTGTTTAACAAAATACTCCCCAGTCAGATTACAAATATTAATATTTTTTAAAGCAAAATTGTTAGCATTGACAAGGAATGAAGTATTATTAATTAATATTACATCACTACTTCCAAAAATTGTTAAATCATGAGTGATTTGGAAATTTTCTTCATCATAAACACCATCCAGTATTACAATATTAGAATTATTATTTAAAAGTTCAAAAGCTCTTTTAAGAGTATTTACAGGAAACTCTCTTAAACTACCGTTGTTGTCATCATTACCTATGCTTTTAGAAACATAGATGTAACTACCTGTAGAAGCAACAGTTTCCACATTAGATTTTTGATTAGAAATAGTCGGAATAACATAAACATCACACATGGTAAAACCATCAAAATCAACATCAAAAATATTACTATCAACAGTTTTAACATATTCCCCATTTACATAAACCTCAAATAACGTTTTATTTAAAATATCCAAATCATAATATTGGGGATTAGTTAAACTAACAGTGACTTGTAAGGTGGCCTGATTTTTACCTTCTTTAATTTTTCTAAGATTTAAACTAGAAAATTCAATAGAATTACCATAAAAATAATTATCCTCAATAATAGCTGAAGACCCTTCTAGATTAACATATAAAACATCACCCACTCGAGTGTGATTAATGAAAATATTATTTTTAATAATTACATCTGGAGAACCATATTCCCCAGCAGCATTAGCTGATATTGCAGTACCATGAGCTGCAGAATTAGCAATAAATGTAGAATTTAATACAACAATAGAACCTTCATCCATAAATGCAATTGCACCTCCTGCACCAGTACCTTCAGTAGACAATTCATCCAATGCCCAGCATAAATTCTCATTTTTTTCAAATAAACAGTTTTCAATATAAATATGCGGTTTGGATAAGTACGCACATGCACCTATTGCGCCTCCACCACTATTTGTAGTACAATTATTACCCCTGAAAACAGAATTATAAATTTGTAAGTAACTATAGGTGTATAATGCTCCACCATTCCATCCTGCTACATTATCTGTGAAATTTGAATCATAAATTGTAGTATTGCCATTACTATGAGTATGTATTGCTCCAGCCCACCAGAAAGACCTGTTTTTAACAAAAGTAGTGTTATAAACAGTTAATTTACCACAATTATTAATACAACCAGGTTCCGTTTTAGCATAATTGCCTTCAAAATAACAATTTCGAATAACCATGTCTGTAGTTTTAACACTATTTGGGTCATAAATACTTACAGCACCAAAATCAGTGGTACAATTAATAAAAGAACAATTATCTAATGAAGCAGTTCCCTTTTTAAGATATAAAATAGATGAATGACCTTTAGAAGTTTTCACATAACTAAATTGACAATTTTTAAAAGTATTGGTTCTTTTACCTCCCATGCGAAGAAATACCCCATCTGGACCATAATCAACAGATATCCATTT is a genomic window containing:
- a CDS encoding PQQ-binding-like beta-propeller repeat protein, giving the protein MNSKFFILILLLLLVGINCVSASEVDDANTAVSQEVSVNTQNELASVNLDDFQEDVDNQSPVLKSSNSQEYLKDGGSDVIVVNNWDELQYYCSLKDDDYTLKLKENTSFYPTDPDDSNYQIKVYNKVKIIGSEGSYIGYNSSNAPSIKYAAIVVPDNYKSGISMENVEFKWISVDYGPDGVFLRMGGKRTNTFKNCQFSYVKTSKGHSSILYLKKGTASLDNCSFINCTTDFGAVSIYDPNSVKTTDMVIRNCYFEGNYAKTEPGCINNCGKLTVYNTTFVKNRSFWWAGAIHTHSNGNTTIYDSNFTDNVAGWNGGALYTYSYLQIYNSVFRGNNCTTNSGGGAIGACAYLSKPHIYIENCLFEKNENLCWALDELSTEGTGAGGAIAFMDEGSIVVLNSTFIANSAAHGTAISANAAGEYGSPDVIIKNNIFINHTRVGDVLYVNLEGSSAIIEDNYFYGNSIEFSSLNLRKIKEGKNQATLQVTVSLTNPQYYDLDILNKTLFEVYVNGEYVKTVDSNIFDVDFDGFTMCDVYVIPTISNQKSNVETVASTGSYIYVSKSIGNDDNNGSLREFPVNTLKRAFELLNNNSNIVILDGVYDEENFQITHDLTIFGSSDVILINNTSFLVNANNFALKNINICNLTGEYFVKQSKGNLSISNCIFNNCNVSAIIDADNVNIVKSIFTNNNVVVYNNGFASIENSILLNNSKVIDNNVDNIDLNYNWWGNTLNNISKPTNLNINNWLYLNASSDVNVLELGKSSNIQFNCYLVEDNSISKYDYLVKFNLEISALNGTVNKNLVNYNSNVIYTQTDSGRGVLTARYNDISFDLYFDFAKVSPDLVIKASDIMCGQSLEVLILAPSDIAESSGTYKVSVGGKSLTKLTQYNSFKFDGLSAGDYEITVVFSGNKKYANKTLTSKVSVNKYATTTKITTDPIVVGDDLKITITTSQNTAGNITLTVNNITETLILDNAQATYTINNITRGDYYIKAVYNGNEQYAVSQDSILLEVDNLEPNISVSIDNSSYGEASIVNVTLNSDASGFVTATVGDITNSSKVENGHAMISIYGVDVGDNHKVSVFYTGDDNYYNKTTTANMNVSRGDLSFTMNSQDIYIGHDAVITINVPARTKGNFTIDGNVLVIPMSGEVTYTLKNLNIGNYTISAIFNGDNYNTVCNSTSFEVKEFDLPQWVSDGANSQNTQKSEDISICDGGVSWVAKLNSTVVSNIVIDSKGNIYVATADGIYSYDNEGNLRWIYASHGSMGNFTGLAIGRDVIISPRAGDTVYFVNQSNGEKYGYSNIYQASSLFAPIIDSNANIYSVSEYQYESSSYNLVITPYSLWKNGGDPVLVSLGNFKPAASPSVNDDMYVVIGVNSIMVIDAHNKRPIFIKSGDFKNVRPVIGEGNIIYAILDDSIIAYTKDGAHVWDTIITGGAGNKLLIDDEIGVYATNSKGNLFRYDIFTGEETLISDLNITSGILIDGNHNLYFASNEMFYGISPEGIVLWKSDLGSKITGTPVMNKDGIIYVTSEDNRLFALSDATLTDPDLEVSVSDIVEGEDALITIKINNRTTGNVSFTLNDIVYSFEISNGTILKTIPNLSAGTYIVNVTYPGDLRFNSTSKSATFTVKAIASLSTQVSGSAVTLRLPGDATGTLTIKVNGKTYSRTLANGKAAISLADGTYSAVVTYSGDSKYVGFTKTVKVTVKKPVKIVKKPSKITAQKKTFKAKAKTKKYTVTLKSGKTAIKKVKLTIKIKNKTYKATTNSKGKATFKINKLNKKGQYTATIKFAGNKSYKAASKKVKIVVK